DNA sequence from the Cohnella herbarum genome:
AAGGATTCATTTCGGTCATCCATTGCGTGAGAAGCATTTGCTTCAAAATGCGCGGATCCGTCGTTACATTCACGTCGGTTAGCTCCCGGTAGTCAAATTGTAAGTATTTCCATTGTACAACAACTACCCGAGTCCGACTAGTCCCGACAAAACCCGATATCCGGTTCCTTAGAACTATTTTTCGGTATTCGGCTTAAATGTCAGACAACAAGTAACGGAAGAAGTCGGTGCCGTGTCTTCGTGCGTGAAAAATTCGTCGGAAAACTCTTCGTGCCAACGGTGGTTGGCGTGAGAGTCCACTTCAATCGTGATTTCTTTAGCTCCGCAACGGTTTCCTTGACCCCAATACGAACAATTGCTTACGCTGCATGCGACGCCATTCGGCATTAAAATCACCCCCCTGTCCTATTGTGTACCCTGTGGAGTCGGGTATACGGACAGAGGGGTGGAGGTTACAGGCATAATTGTTATTTGGTTTGGTTTTGCATCCGGCGATGAGTCAGATAGTCGCTTTCATAATAAGACAAGTCATCGCGAAGCTCCTCGTAAACGCGGGAAATGTTCAAGATGACGTCGCGCGCGGCACGCACCGGCTTCATCCGGAAACGAATCGCGTCTTGACCGGTGTACGCGTAACGTCCATCTTCGGAATAACATTCGTTTTTCGGATAGAAAAAGGAATTCACTCCGTTATGATACACCTCGTATAGCGCGCGTTCCGCAAGCTCGTTATCGAAATTCGGACGTCTTAATACCGCTCCGAGCTTCTCGTAAGCCACTTCGGAAAATACGAGCAAATGACGTAAATCCGACAATAACCCGGTATAAAATCCAGGACCATCCGGATTGTCCGCCTGAACAAGCTGTTCGAGCGCATTGTGGTTTAAGAACTGCTCAATCGGATCGATCGCTGCCTTCAATTTATCTCGACTGGATTCGGCAAGCGCTTTGATATTAGTGGCTGGCATGAATGGTTCCCCTTTCCAATGCAAAACAATTCCCTTAACGGGGTTATCGATAGGTATCAAGCTAAATAGGCTTCCTCGTTATTCTCGCGAAACCAAGTTCATCGTAACATAATTCCAGGAGAAACGGTACTGGCAAGGGTAAATTGATCCGTATATTTTTGTGTATTTTCCTTCATTCTATAAGACAGGAATCCGTGCTCCCGGCTCGAACCGGGATAAAAAGGAGTGGTCCGCTTGCGCCGTCGCACGCTGCTTGGTTTGCTCTTTACCGCTGCCGTTATCGCATTCGCTATTCCGTTGTATCCGACTATGAGGGGTACCAACCACCGGACCCCTTCCGCTTTTCCAATGCCTTCTCCGGTGCCAAGTCGCGTACCTAGCCATCCATCGGCCTCGAACGAGGCTTCGTACAAACAACAAACCGTGCTTCGGGACATGGAAGCGACCGAACGTCTATCCCGCGCGCAGATCGAACGTGACATCCAAAATTTCTTGAAATCGAAGGACGCGCATCGTCCGATCAAGGATCTGCTGCGTACCCACCCCGAAATCTTATACGTAGAGTGGGGAAACGGGAATGGTCGGCAAAAAGCCGGATCGCTGAAGCCTGAACTCGCTACCGCAGTCGCTACGCATTTGACCAAAGCCCGAACGGCTGTCAAACAAGGCAGCAATTACTCTTCCCCTACGTTTAAACACGGAGGGAAAAGTTATTTCGTGCTGGCCCGGCATTCGTCCGAAGTCGCCGCTAAACAAAATGTGTTAGCTATCGTTTCCACGGAAGTGATACAAGCCGTCGAACGACATCAGCGCCGCAATTTACGGCTGATCCCCTACCCTCCCGAAGGAAGATACCGGATCGAATCCGTCACTCCCGGCAACAACAAGGAAACGACGGTTCGGACTGGAGAGGATAACGGTAACGCCAGCCATTATGCGGTAGACGAGATCGTAGTTAAATTCCGGAAACCGCTGACGGAGAAACAATTGCTCCAACTCCGCAGGGAGCTCGATCTTTCCGTCGTGCGCCATACCGGTAAAACTTATGTATTCCGGTCCAAGAAACATAAAACGATGGAACTGAAAAAGTATTTCGTCGACAAATACAAACCGGAATTCATTGAGCCGCACTATCTCTATTTAACGAATGAACTGGGGAACGATCCGAACAGTAAGTCCATCATCCCCAACGATACACTATATTCGGAATATCAGTGGAATTTGCCCGAAATTACTACCGAATTGGGATGGAAAGTTACGAAAGGCAGCCCGGACGTTATCGTAGCCGTGTTGGACACGGGCGTGCAAGCCGATCATCCCGATCTTAAAGGGCGGCTCGTTCCCGGAATGAACATCGTGGATCCCTCCAAGCCGCCTAACGACGACGTCGGACATGGAACCCATGTGGCGGGTATAATCGCCGCCGAAGTCAATAATGGCGAAGGCGTGGCTGGCATGACTTGGTTTACGAAGATCATGCCGGTCAAAGTGCTGGATAGCTCCGGAGCCGGATCCACCTATTCCGTTGCGGAAGGGATCATATGGGCTACGGATCATGGAGCGAAAATCATAAACATGAGCTTGGGCAATTATGCGGAAGCCGAATTTCTGCACGATGCGCTGAAGTACGCATATGATCACGGGGTTGTGCTGGTCGCCGCCAGCGGAAACGACAATACCGAACGCCCGGGCTATCCGGCCGCTTACGACGAAGTCATTGCCGTATCCGCCACCGATCCCGACGAATCTAAGGCGGAGTACTCCAATTACGGCGATTACATCGACGTAGCCGCTCCCGGCACTTCCATACCAAGCACGTACCCTGGAAGCCGTTACGCGGCGTTATCCGGAACATCGATGGCATCCCCGCATGTCGCTGCTCTTGCTTCTTTGGTTCGCGCAGCGAATTCGGGACTGACGAATAAAGAGGTTATGGAGTTGCTGCGGAGAACGGCCAAGGATCTAGGACAGAGCGGTAAGGACAAAGACTTCGGCTACGGACAGATCGACGTCGTCTCGGCGTTGAATTCCGCAAGCGGCTCCAGCACTTCCTTGCAGCTCTATCCGCTGCAAGTGCGTCGCGAGCTTGAGCGGTTGAACAAATAAACAACGAAAAGGGCCTCTCGGAAATTCCGAGAAGGCCCTTCAATTGTCTTATTAAGCCGGAAAGCTTGCCGTAAGCCGGGTTCTGTACTTCAAGTGGTCATAACGGCCTGCGCGAAGCAAGCCTCCCACGAACTGAAGCGACAATCATCTTTCTAGGCCGCACATTGCTATACGGCTCAAGCGACCAACCCGAACGCACCCCGGGCTAGGGCTGGCTTAACGCCTGCGTCCTCCTAGGTCTTGCTCCAAATGGGGTTTACCAGGAGCAAAGTCGCCAGTGCTCCTCGTGGTCTCTTACACCACGGTTCCATCCTTGCCTGTTTCTCTACCCCACAAAGTGACGTTAAGCTTTCGAAGCTTATGCCGATTACTTTGCGGGGACCCCAAAAACAAATTGGGCGATTAGAGATCATCGGCGGTCCATTTCTGTGGCCCTGATCCTTCAACTCGCGTTGACTGGACGTTATCCAGCATTCTGCCCTGCGGAGCCCGGACTTTCCTCTCGTGGCGCGAAGCCACCAGCGATTGTCTGTCAAACTTTCCGGTTTGCAACGACTAGTATATCGCGAATTCCTCGCCGTGACAACGGCAATCGATGGATTCCTAGAAAAGATCGCGCCTTTTCGCCTAATTCGTCCCTAATAACCGCTCAATTAGCGTAACCGAAACGGTTCCGTATCGACCTGCGACGCGAAAACTTCCGTCGCGTACCCTTTTTCCTTAAGCTGCTCCGAGAGCCAGCTTGCGACGTTAGGCTTCATGATTTTCTCCGCATGGTGTCCTGGATCGATGAGCGTCATTCCTGCAGCCAACGCATCTTGCGCGGAATGAAAATCGATGTCGCCCGTTACGAGGACGTCCGCCCCTGCAAACATCGCATGCCGAATATATTTCGCGCCCGAGCCGCCTAAAACGGCGACTTTACGTATAGGCTTGGCACCGTCTCCTACCATTCGCACGAACGGCACTTGCAATGCCGTCTTCACCCGTTCGGCGAACCGATCTAATGTTTCGACCGCCGGGAGCACGCCGACTCTACCCAGCCCGAAAGACCGTCCCTTGAGATCCATACTATAAAGATCGTACGCGACCTCTTCGTAAGGGTGCACCTTCAACATCGCGGATATTACTTTTTTCTTGGCGCTAAGCGGCACGACGGTTTCCACCCTGATCTCGCGGGCTTCCGACAACTTGCCCTGCGCTCCGATGAACGGATCGCTTCCTTCGTGTGGCAGGAATGTACCTGTACCTTCGATATTGAAGCTGCAATGGCTGTAATTGCCTATCCACCCGGCTCCCGCCGCGAACATGGCGTTACGCACCTTCTCGTGATGCGACTCGGGAATGAACACCGCAAGCTTATATAGCTTATCGGTATGAACCTCTTCCAGCACGTCTCTGCCGGAAAGCTCAAGCGCTTCCGCCATCCAATCGTTGATGC
Encoded proteins:
- a CDS encoding DUF1540 domain-containing protein, producing MPNGVACSVSNCSYWGQGNRCGAKEITIEVDSHANHRWHEEFSDEFFTHEDTAPTSSVTCCLTFKPNTEK
- a CDS encoding YpuI family protein, producing MPATNIKALAESSRDKLKAAIDPIEQFLNHNALEQLVQADNPDGPGFYTGLLSDLRHLLVFSEVAYEKLGAVLRRPNFDNELAERALYEVYHNGVNSFFYPKNECYSEDGRYAYTGQDAIRFRMKPVRAARDVILNISRVYEELRDDLSYYESDYLTHRRMQNQTK
- a CDS encoding S8 family peptidase; this translates as MRRRTLLGLLFTAAVIAFAIPLYPTMRGTNHRTPSAFPMPSPVPSRVPSHPSASNEASYKQQTVLRDMEATERLSRAQIERDIQNFLKSKDAHRPIKDLLRTHPEILYVEWGNGNGRQKAGSLKPELATAVATHLTKARTAVKQGSNYSSPTFKHGGKSYFVLARHSSEVAAKQNVLAIVSTEVIQAVERHQRRNLRLIPYPPEGRYRIESVTPGNNKETTVRTGEDNGNASHYAVDEIVVKFRKPLTEKQLLQLRRELDLSVVRHTGKTYVFRSKKHKTMELKKYFVDKYKPEFIEPHYLYLTNELGNDPNSKSIIPNDTLYSEYQWNLPEITTELGWKVTKGSPDVIVAVLDTGVQADHPDLKGRLVPGMNIVDPSKPPNDDVGHGTHVAGIIAAEVNNGEGVAGMTWFTKIMPVKVLDSSGAGSTYSVAEGIIWATDHGAKIINMSLGNYAEAEFLHDALKYAYDHGVVLVAASGNDNTERPGYPAAYDEVIAVSATDPDESKAEYSNYGDYIDVAAPGTSIPSTYPGSRYAALSGTSMASPHVAALASLVRAANSGLTNKEVMELLRRTAKDLGQSGKDKDFGYGQIDVVSALNSASGSSTSLQLYPLQVRRELERLNK
- a CDS encoding Nif3-like dinuclear metal center hexameric protein, coding for MFARGETILQLMERLAPKHYAVPDDKIGLQVGTAAREVRRVLVTLDVTPAVVEEAATIGAELIIAHHAVIFRPMAHLRTDTPSGALVADLLRKDIAVYISHTNLDTAEGGINDWMAEALELSGRDVLEEVHTDKLYKLAVFIPESHHEKVRNAMFAAGAGWIGNYSHCSFNIEGTGTFLPHEGSDPFIGAQGKLSEAREIRVETVVPLSAKKKVISAMLKVHPYEEVAYDLYSMDLKGRSFGLGRVGVLPAVETLDRFAERVKTALQVPFVRMVGDGAKPIRKVAVLGGSGAKYIRHAMFAGADVLVTGDIDFHSAQDALAAGMTLIDPGHHAEKIMKPNVASWLSEQLKEKGYATEVFASQVDTEPFRLR